A stretch of the Sphingobacterium thalpophilum genome encodes the following:
- a CDS encoding glycosyltransferase family A protein, whose amino-acid sequence MENLLAPVVLFVYNRADHTERTLKALEEAHLASLTELFIISDGAKIPQHADAVKRVRSLIRKPWGFKKVYLIERATNMGLAANIIQGVSDIIRRCGKIIVLEDDIVVSPYALQYFNDALHFYQAEDRVMQISGYMYPVKNPEQLSESFLFRVANSWGWATWERAWQHFNPDINKLVGDFSQEQIHQFSIEGKENFWRQVQELQTGKINSWAIRWYASVFKKNGLVLYPRNSMTQNIGNDGTGTHTASETTYQVKLADHPIHYFPTNIVEDEEGYRAIKYFYAHRKGSLFKRSLRFLRKKINEFKK is encoded by the coding sequence ATGGAAAATTTATTAGCACCGGTTGTACTGTTTGTCTATAATAGAGCCGATCACACCGAACGCACACTAAAAGCACTGGAAGAGGCTCATCTGGCTTCGCTAACGGAACTGTTCATCATTTCCGATGGCGCAAAAATACCGCAGCATGCCGATGCTGTAAAACGAGTACGTTCACTGATCCGTAAGCCCTGGGGATTTAAAAAGGTATACCTTATTGAGCGTGCAACCAATATGGGTCTGGCAGCGAATATCATACAGGGAGTCTCGGATATTATACGACGATGTGGGAAAATCATCGTTCTGGAAGACGATATTGTGGTTTCCCCTTATGCTTTACAATATTTTAATGATGCCTTGCATTTCTATCAGGCTGAAGACCGCGTTATGCAGATTTCGGGTTACATGTATCCTGTAAAAAATCCGGAACAGCTTTCCGAGAGCTTTTTGTTCCGCGTGGCCAACAGCTGGGGCTGGGCGACATGGGAGCGTGCATGGCAACATTTCAATCCAGATATAAATAAACTCGTTGGGGATTTCTCTCAAGAACAGATCCATCAGTTCAGTATCGAAGGGAAAGAGAATTTTTGGCGGCAAGTGCAAGAGCTTCAGACTGGAAAGATCAACTCCTGGGCAATCCGCTGGTACGCTTCGGTATTCAAAAAAAATGGACTAGTTTTGTATCCAAGGAATTCGATGACTCAAAATATTGGTAACGATGGCACGGGCACGCATACAGCGTCAGAAACAACGTACCAAGTTAAGCTGGCGGATCATCCTATCCACTATTTTCCGACAAACATCGTGGAAGACGAGGAAGGATATAGGGCGATAAAATATTTCTATGCGCATCGTAAGGGATCTCTATTCAAGCGCAGTCTTCGGTTCCTCAGGAAGAAAATTAATGAATTCAAGAAATAA
- a CDS encoding YebC/PmpR family DNA-binding transcriptional regulator, with protein sequence MGRAFEFRKERKFKRWAKMAVQFTRLGKEIAMAVKESGPHPETNSRLRTAIHNAKAVNMPKDRIEAAIKRASEKDSKGYEEYVYEGYGPHGVPVLIETATDNTNRTVGNIRSYFTKAGGSLGKTGSLDFIFQRKSIFRFAATDELDIEELELELIDGGLEELYVEADEEGNDVVVVQTSFEDFGNMQKLLEEKGIEIKSAKLERIALSHSEITEEQAADVLKLIDKIEEDDDVQAVYHNMA encoded by the coding sequence ATGGGAAGAGCTTTCGAATTCAGAAAAGAGCGGAAATTCAAACGCTGGGCTAAGATGGCCGTACAATTTACACGTTTAGGTAAAGAAATCGCTATGGCGGTTAAAGAAAGCGGCCCTCACCCTGAAACAAACTCGAGACTTCGTACGGCAATACATAACGCCAAAGCTGTAAACATGCCTAAAGATCGCATCGAAGCCGCCATAAAACGTGCTTCTGAAAAGGATTCAAAAGGCTATGAAGAATATGTATATGAGGGCTATGGCCCACATGGTGTCCCTGTTTTGATCGAAACTGCTACAGACAATACCAACCGTACGGTGGGCAATATCCGTAGCTATTTTACAAAAGCTGGCGGATCATTGGGAAAAACAGGTTCGTTAGACTTTATCTTCCAACGCAAATCTATTTTTCGGTTTGCCGCTACAGATGAGCTGGATATTGAAGAACTGGAACTGGAGTTGATCGATGGTGGTTTAGAAGAACTGTACGTGGAAGCTGATGAAGAAGGCAATGATGTTGTTGTTGTGCAGACCTCTTTCGAAGATTTCGGCAATATGCAGAAACTACTCGAAGAAAAGGGAATAGAGATCAAATCTGCTAAACTGGAACGTATTGCATTATCCCATTCCGAAATCACAGAGGAACAGGCGGCTGATGTATTAAAACTGATTGATAAAATTGAAGAGGACGATGATGTACAAGCTGTATATCACAATATGGCATAA
- a CDS encoding DUF937 domain-containing protein: protein MNLTDLVTGGVGSKAIEAISKMTGVSESKAKWIVAAAVPLMIAALNYNAKNKGQSENIDKAIDQHSGGGILDKIGDLFGAGANDDGNKIVNHMFGQNTDLVTQNIADKAGISSAQVGSVLATLAPIVMGYLGQQKQTSSGGGGIGDLLGSVLGGSQQSTGGGVLGGILGSFLGGGQEESGQAEGQAPSANNMTDLLGGLAGSFFDKNSDGQDKGNILDSIAGMFGK from the coding sequence ATGAATCTAACAGATTTAGTGACAGGAGGAGTCGGCTCTAAAGCGATAGAAGCCATCTCAAAAATGACAGGCGTCAGCGAATCCAAGGCTAAATGGATCGTGGCCGCAGCAGTACCGTTAATGATAGCTGCCTTGAATTATAATGCGAAAAACAAAGGACAATCCGAAAATATCGATAAAGCTATTGATCAGCATAGCGGCGGCGGAATCTTGGATAAAATAGGAGACTTATTCGGCGCGGGAGCTAATGACGATGGTAATAAGATTGTCAATCATATGTTTGGACAGAATACTGACTTGGTGACGCAAAATATCGCTGATAAGGCGGGTATTAGTTCAGCACAGGTAGGTAGCGTTCTGGCAACTTTGGCTCCTATCGTTATGGGTTATCTAGGGCAGCAGAAGCAAACCTCTAGTGGTGGCGGCGGTATCGGCGATCTGCTTGGTTCCGTCTTAGGCGGCTCTCAGCAAAGTACAGGCGGCGGTGTACTTGGCGGTATACTCGGCTCATTTTTGGGTGGCGGCCAGGAAGAGTCTGGACAAGCAGAAGGCCAAGCGCCGTCTGCGAACAATATGACGGACCTACTGGGCGGATTGGCAGGCAGTTTCTTTGATAAAAACAGTGATGGGCAGGACAAGGGAAATATTCTTGACTCTATCGCCGGAATGTTTGGAAAATAA
- the trmB gene encoding tRNA (guanosine(46)-N7)-methyltransferase TrmB → MGKDKLRKFAEVATFENVIQLDAGKEYKGKWAEKQFGNTNPVVLELACGKGEYTVNLAKLFPEKNFIGIDFKGNRIWRGAKTALEEGIKNVAFLRIQIETILEHFAENEIDEIWITFPDPQPQDSREKKRLTGPKFLESYRIIMKPESKMNLKTDNDGFYAYTLDQIEALNLKKYKETTDLYHSDLVDEVLSIKTYYEKKYLADDKNINYVQWSFEKL, encoded by the coding sequence ATGGGAAAGGATAAACTACGTAAATTTGCCGAAGTAGCGACGTTTGAAAACGTTATTCAGCTCGATGCAGGCAAGGAATATAAAGGAAAATGGGCTGAGAAACAGTTTGGCAATACAAATCCAGTTGTTCTGGAGCTCGCTTGTGGAAAAGGAGAATATACGGTTAATTTAGCGAAATTATTTCCTGAAAAAAACTTCATCGGTATTGATTTTAAAGGAAATCGTATCTGGCGCGGAGCCAAAACAGCATTAGAAGAGGGGATTAAAAATGTCGCTTTCCTGCGTATTCAGATCGAAACGATCCTTGAGCATTTCGCTGAAAATGAAATCGATGAAATCTGGATTACATTCCCTGATCCGCAGCCGCAGGATAGCCGTGAAAAGAAACGGCTGACCGGACCTAAATTTCTCGAAAGTTACCGGATCATCATGAAACCTGAAAGCAAAATGAACCTGAAGACAGACAATGATGGTTTTTATGCCTATACACTGGACCAGATTGAGGCTTTGAACCTGAAAAAATATAAAGAGACTACAGATCTTTACCATTCGGATCTGGTAGACGAGGTCCTGTCGATCAAGACATATTATGAGAAGAAGTATCTGGCAGACGATAAGAATATAAACTATGTGCAGTGGAGTTTTGAGAAACTTTAG
- the trhO gene encoding oxygen-dependent tRNA uridine(34) hydroxylase TrhO, protein MTKYQTLLYYCYSPIENAEQFAAEHLEFCKSLGLVGRIIVADEGLNGTVSGTVEACKQYMDAVYADGRFNKTEFKIDEVEEPSFIKMHCRYKPEIVHSGLRDPKVIDPNRQTGIHLEPQEFLAMKDQEDVVVLDVRSNYEHNVGRFKNAVTLDIENFREFPEKIKELEKYKGKKILTYCTGGIKCEKASALLLKEGFEDVYQLHGGIIKYGKEAGGKDFEGQCYVFDNRVTVEVNSVNPSVVSTCLNCGKQTTKMINCANPTCNEHFTQCDECGWKMDGCCSEACKESPNKRKYDGTGYYVKVPQPVNADKISKRKHKNFPPKVRVEN, encoded by the coding sequence ATGACAAAATATCAAACTTTGCTGTACTATTGTTACAGCCCTATCGAAAATGCAGAACAGTTTGCTGCAGAGCATCTTGAATTTTGTAAATCCCTTGGTTTAGTCGGCCGCATTATTGTTGCTGACGAGGGCTTAAATGGCACCGTATCCGGTACTGTTGAGGCTTGTAAGCAATATATGGACGCTGTTTACGCAGACGGCCGCTTCAACAAAACCGAGTTCAAGATTGATGAAGTAGAGGAACCCTCTTTCATTAAGATGCACTGTCGTTACAAACCAGAAATCGTACATTCTGGTTTGCGAGATCCAAAAGTGATCGATCCCAACCGCCAAACAGGCATACATCTTGAGCCACAGGAATTCCTCGCCATGAAAGATCAGGAAGACGTTGTTGTACTGGATGTACGGTCAAACTACGAGCACAATGTCGGACGTTTCAAAAATGCCGTGACACTTGATATTGAAAATTTCCGTGAATTCCCGGAAAAAATCAAAGAGCTGGAAAAGTATAAAGGCAAGAAAATACTAACCTATTGTACTGGCGGAATCAAATGCGAGAAAGCGTCGGCATTATTACTCAAAGAGGGATTTGAGGATGTTTACCAATTACATGGAGGTATCATTAAATACGGTAAAGAAGCAGGCGGTAAAGATTTTGAAGGCCAATGCTATGTCTTTGACAACCGCGTTACGGTTGAAGTAAACTCTGTCAATCCGTCTGTTGTATCCACCTGTCTAAACTGCGGCAAGCAGACCACTAAGATGATCAACTGTGCTAATCCGACCTGTAATGAGCATTTTACTCAATGTGATGAATGTGGCTGGAAAATGGATGGCTGCTGTTCGGAAGCATGTAAAGAAAGTCCCAATAAACGTAAGTACGATGGCACTGGATATTATGTAAAAGTCCCACAGCCCGTCAATGCGGACAAGATCAGCAAGAGAAAACATAAAAATTTTCCACCAAAAGTAAGGGTCGAAAATTAA
- a CDS encoding glycosyltransferase family 2 protein has protein sequence MSAHPKFSIITVVYNNVRDIEYTIKSVVNQTYDHIEYIVIDGQSTDGTLEKIHGYKDQIAVLVSEKDSGIYDAMNKGLALATGNYVLFLNSGDELYDVNSIENLAKLSADADILYGETILVDDERNIVGERRHKAPAHFDWRSFRYGMNICHQAIYIKRDIAEPYDLKYKLCADIDWVIRCAKKAKKSVNSHQYVARYLVGGMSKQKHKESLKERFAIFKHYYGTIPNLFNHGIIALKAIWYRINYGKPQD, from the coding sequence ATGTCTGCTCACCCCAAATTTTCGATTATTACCGTCGTTTACAATAATGTCCGGGATATTGAGTATACGATCAAGTCCGTTGTGAATCAAACCTATGACCATATTGAATATATTGTCATAGACGGTCAGTCCACAGACGGAACGCTCGAGAAGATTCACGGTTACAAGGATCAAATTGCAGTCCTGGTTTCGGAAAAGGACAGCGGTATTTATGATGCTATGAATAAAGGGCTGGCCTTAGCAACAGGGAATTATGTCCTCTTTTTGAATTCTGGCGATGAGCTCTATGACGTCAATAGCATTGAGAACCTGGCGAAACTCAGTGCAGATGCCGACATTCTTTATGGAGAGACTATTCTCGTTGATGACGAAAGAAATATTGTTGGGGAGCGTCGGCACAAAGCTCCTGCTCATTTTGACTGGCGGAGCTTCCGATACGGAATGAATATCTGCCATCAGGCCATTTATATCAAGCGGGATATCGCGGAACCTTACGATTTAAAATACAAACTGTGCGCTGATATCGACTGGGTGATACGCTGCGCCAAAAAAGCGAAAAAATCAGTCAATTCGCATCAATATGTGGCACGCTATCTTGTTGGAGGCATGTCCAAACAAAAACATAAGGAATCGCTAAAAGAACGCTTCGCCATATTCAAACATTATTATGGTACCATCCCGAATTTATTCAATCATGGAATCATTGCCCTAAAAGCAATCTGGTACCGGATTAACTATGGAAAACCCCAAGACTGA
- a CDS encoding TDP-N-acetylfucosamine:lipid II N-acetylfucosaminyltransferase, which produces MNLHIFHDDKFTNGAIEQFERAYPEQNRYIILLYDQKELKYTTLSSHTAVFHIRDLDLVKNLRAIIATFNISRLFIHFMDDFKAALSNRLLERFRDIKLYWIFYGGDLYDYLSRYKGYHILDNPELVPKQSWVERWSKLAKYLILFRMSQKSAKDKIFRRLDYFCFWNEYDYDLFKSKIETSAHYKDFIYYNALGNPDHIQQNKKDIIMVNHAASFTGNHLYIIDKLAKSAIPLRDHQLLLPLSYGNKPYANQVIAAAERVLNMDIKPLTNFLPLEEYQAILADVKIAIFGMRRQEAAGNIFQLLNLGAKVFLRKDNTLLSWLRKRNFIVFCLEEDREDLENLRPLTVAQMSHNNAQYKKYFNESVYDYMMDRLIVDDQNMA; this is translated from the coding sequence ATGAATTTACATATCTTTCATGACGATAAGTTTACGAATGGAGCAATAGAACAGTTCGAGCGTGCCTACCCAGAACAAAACCGTTATATTATATTACTTTACGATCAAAAAGAATTAAAATATACGACTCTCAGCAGCCATACCGCTGTATTTCATATTCGTGATTTAGACCTTGTAAAGAATCTTAGAGCCATAATTGCTACCTTCAATATCAGCCGTTTATTTATCCATTTTATGGATGATTTTAAAGCGGCATTAAGCAATAGACTATTGGAGCGGTTTAGGGATATAAAACTCTACTGGATTTTCTATGGCGGCGATCTATATGATTATTTAAGTCGCTATAAGGGCTACCACATTCTCGATAATCCCGAGCTAGTTCCCAAACAGTCTTGGGTAGAGCGCTGGTCAAAGCTAGCCAAATACCTGATACTCTTTAGGATGAGTCAAAAGTCAGCAAAAGACAAGATATTTCGACGACTTGACTACTTTTGCTTCTGGAATGAATATGACTACGACCTTTTTAAGTCAAAAATTGAAACCTCTGCCCATTATAAAGATTTTATCTATTATAACGCTTTAGGAAACCCCGATCATATTCAGCAAAACAAGAAAGACATCATCATGGTTAACCATGCGGCATCGTTCACGGGCAACCACTTATATATCATTGACAAGTTAGCGAAATCCGCTATTCCATTACGGGATCATCAACTGTTATTACCGCTGAGCTATGGCAATAAACCCTATGCAAATCAGGTAATAGCGGCAGCAGAACGCGTCCTCAACATGGATATTAAGCCCTTGACAAACTTTCTCCCACTGGAGGAATACCAAGCGATACTTGCTGACGTCAAAATAGCGATATTTGGTATGCGTCGTCAGGAAGCAGCAGGCAATATTTTTCAGTTGCTCAATCTTGGTGCAAAGGTATTTCTCAGGAAGGATAACACATTGCTCAGCTGGTTGCGGAAGCGAAATTTTATAGTCTTTTGTCTAGAAGAAGATCGTGAGGACCTTGAAAATCTGCGACCATTGACTGTAGCGCAGATGTCACATAACAATGCGCAATACAAGAAGTATTTTAATGAAAGTGTGTATGATTATATGATGGACCGGTTAATTGTTGATGATCAAAATATGGCTTAG
- a CDS encoding DUF3820 family protein: MLNPEILTDLVTVKMPFGKYQGYTLCNLPEPYLVWYQQKGFPKGKLGQQLATLYEIKLNGLEYLLEPLKKR; the protein is encoded by the coding sequence ATGCTAAATCCCGAAATCTTAACCGACCTTGTCACAGTTAAAATGCCTTTTGGCAAATATCAGGGCTATACACTCTGCAATCTACCCGAACCATACCTGGTCTGGTATCAGCAAAAGGGTTTCCCAAAAGGAAAACTTGGCCAGCAATTGGCAACGCTATACGAAATAAAACTCAATGGCCTCGAATATCTGTTGGAGCCATTGAAGAAAAGGTAA
- a CDS encoding acetyltransferase, giving the protein MVIVGAGGFAKELLEVVLQTNPTREIAFYDDVTAAGPKLVFDQFPILKTQHELLAYFAQHGNNFVLGLGGGQNRKKLFDKISQWGGNLVSAIDTRATIGTFSHIGRGSTILSQACISNSAQIGNAALIYYHSKITHDCVLGDFVEISPGATLLGHVQIGELSQVGANATVLSHIKIGCNCLIGAGAVVTKDIPDNSIVAGVPGKIIRYKS; this is encoded by the coding sequence ATGGTAATCGTTGGAGCGGGAGGATTTGCAAAAGAGTTACTGGAGGTCGTCCTCCAGACTAACCCAACAAGAGAGATCGCCTTTTACGACGACGTTACCGCAGCTGGCCCAAAATTGGTCTTTGACCAATTTCCCATCCTGAAAACTCAGCACGAACTCCTTGCCTATTTTGCACAGCATGGCAATAATTTTGTCTTAGGCTTAGGAGGTGGGCAAAATCGGAAAAAACTATTCGACAAAATTAGCCAGTGGGGCGGAAACCTTGTTTCCGCTATCGATACCCGGGCCACGATCGGGACCTTCAGCCACATTGGACGGGGTAGCACTATTCTTAGTCAGGCATGCATCAGCAACAGCGCACAAATCGGAAACGCTGCTTTAATTTATTACCACAGCAAGATTACACATGACTGCGTCTTAGGTGATTTTGTAGAAATTTCTCCCGGTGCTACTCTGCTTGGCCATGTTCAGATTGGCGAACTAAGTCAGGTCGGCGCTAACGCGACCGTCTTAAGTCATATTAAGATCGGTTGCAACTGCCTCATAGGTGCTGGAGCGGTGGTCACTAAAGACATTCCTGACAACTCGATTGTTGCTGGTGTTCCCGGTAAAATCATTCGGTATAAATCCTGA
- a CDS encoding lipopolysaccharide biosynthesis protein, producing the protein MSTRSKAISGIIWTFADSLLLKGLSIVAVFILGRLLSKEDFGINGIMVVFINLGITIVDSGLGNSLIRAKDADDRDFSSVFWANIILGFGFYFLLFFAFPYIVRFFDQPIPVSVLRLSSLGIIISSFSTVQLAILTTRMEFKKIMFTNMPGAVLSPIVGILMAYYGYGVLSLVAMTLITPFMQTVSLWLVSSWRPLMILDWEKTKKHFHFGYKLLLSSLLDTVFKNIYNVIIGKKYLLSELGVYDRAQKINELPTSVLTTIVSKVTYPLLANIQDNREEISNAYKQILRMSLYISAPIMLGLSALAHPLISLLLGDNWTEVVPYFQILCLASMLYPIHSINLNVLKVYGKTDLFLRLEIIKKILTTICIGVSWPFGILGLMWSVVAASILSLLVNTYFSKELIGYSTKQQLVDMIPTLLTATSMAFFMYLTAQFMTGLPLILQILVNFTIGVVFYFGISYLFKLAPFQFLIKIIKSYRS; encoded by the coding sequence ATGTCTACACGGTCAAAAGCCATTTCGGGAATAATCTGGACTTTCGCGGACAGCCTATTGTTAAAAGGTCTATCCATTGTTGCTGTCTTTATCTTAGGACGCTTACTCAGCAAAGAAGATTTCGGTATCAACGGTATTATGGTGGTCTTTATCAACCTCGGGATCACCATTGTCGATAGCGGGCTTGGTAATTCCTTGATAAGAGCCAAAGATGCGGATGACCGTGACTTCTCCTCGGTTTTCTGGGCCAATATTATACTGGGATTTGGTTTTTACTTTCTGCTATTTTTCGCTTTCCCGTATATTGTCCGTTTTTTTGACCAACCGATTCCAGTAAGTGTACTTCGACTATCAAGTCTTGGGATAATTATCTCGAGTTTTTCAACTGTACAGCTGGCCATCCTTACCACAAGAATGGAGTTTAAAAAGATCATGTTCACCAACATGCCAGGCGCTGTTCTTAGCCCAATAGTAGGTATTTTGATGGCCTATTATGGTTATGGAGTCCTGTCTTTGGTGGCGATGACTTTGATTACTCCCTTTATGCAAACGGTATCCCTTTGGCTGGTGTCGTCCTGGAGACCTTTAATGATATTAGACTGGGAAAAAACAAAGAAACACTTTCATTTTGGCTACAAACTGCTTCTTTCTTCCTTGCTAGACACGGTGTTCAAAAACATCTATAATGTAATCATTGGAAAGAAATACTTATTATCAGAACTCGGGGTCTATGACAGGGCGCAAAAAATCAATGAGCTTCCAACCTCTGTCCTAACCACCATCGTCAGTAAAGTTACTTACCCTTTATTGGCTAACATACAAGACAATCGGGAAGAAATCTCCAATGCCTACAAACAGATACTACGGATGTCTTTGTACATATCGGCTCCGATAATGCTGGGGCTTTCCGCTCTAGCCCATCCCCTGATTTCTTTGTTATTGGGCGACAATTGGACCGAAGTCGTCCCCTATTTTCAGATTCTCTGCCTAGCAAGCATGCTTTATCCGATTCATTCCATTAATTTAAATGTACTGAAGGTCTATGGCAAAACTGATCTGTTTCTTCGCTTAGAAATCATTAAAAAAATATTGACTACAATCTGCATTGGAGTTTCCTGGCCTTTTGGCATCTTAGGTTTGATGTGGAGTGTCGTGGCAGCTTCGATCCTGTCATTGCTCGTCAATACATATTTCAGCAAGGAGCTTATCGGCTATTCTACAAAACAGCAATTGGTCGATATGATTCCCACATTGCTTACCGCGACCTCTATGGCATTTTTCATGTACCTGACCGCTCAATTTATGACTGGGCTCCCTTTGATATTACAGATTTTAGTTAACTTTACCATCGGAGTTGTCTTTTATTTCGGCATTAGTTACCTTTTTAAATTGGCTCCATTTCAATTTCTGATTAAAATTATCAAAAGCTATAGATCATGA
- a CDS encoding DeoR/GlpR family DNA-binding transcription regulator: MLKEERQAFIIHQINLHNKVLSSDLSVQLNVSEDTIRRDLNELAENGKVLKVYGGALSKSFQFPFQDGNVYAKEAKKEIAKKASSLLSNGMNVLVGGGTTLIELARTIPDHLQCTFFTISPLVALELAEKPNLEVILVGGKLSRNTNIVSGAQVANELADLKVDLCLLGTNSLSVEDGVTDSDWEVVQIKRAMIKCSKNLAILSIAEKLNSNQKMRVAPLKDVTYLITDLDPNDQSLKEFKNAVQVL, encoded by the coding sequence ATGTTAAAGGAAGAAAGACAAGCATTTATTATACATCAGATTAATCTACACAACAAAGTTTTATCATCGGATCTAAGTGTACAGCTGAATGTTTCCGAGGACACAATAAGACGGGATCTGAATGAGCTCGCTGAAAACGGAAAAGTGCTAAAAGTGTATGGCGGAGCCCTTTCCAAATCTTTCCAATTTCCGTTTCAGGATGGCAATGTTTATGCAAAAGAAGCAAAGAAAGAAATTGCAAAAAAAGCAAGCTCCCTATTGTCAAATGGCATGAATGTACTGGTCGGCGGAGGGACGACTTTAATCGAACTAGCACGGACAATCCCAGATCATCTTCAATGTACCTTTTTCACCATTAGCCCATTAGTTGCGCTTGAATTGGCAGAAAAGCCGAATCTCGAAGTGATATTAGTAGGAGGCAAATTATCCCGTAATACCAATATCGTTTCAGGTGCACAAGTTGCCAATGAGTTAGCTGATCTCAAGGTGGATCTTTGTTTGTTGGGAACAAACTCACTTTCCGTGGAAGACGGCGTGACAGATTCGGACTGGGAGGTTGTACAGATCAAACGGGCGATGATCAAATGTTCGAAGAATCTGGCTATATTAAGTATAGCAGAGAAACTAAATTCAAACCAGAAGATGCGCGTCGCTCCTTTAAAGGACGTCACCTACCTGATTACTGACCTAGACCCCAATGACCAGTCTTTAAAAGAATTTAAAAATGCTGTTCAGGTACTTTAA
- a CDS encoding DegT/DnrJ/EryC1/StrS family aminotransferase, which translates to MIQVTRPFLPPADEYKSYIDEIWKRQWLTNMGPLSSELEMQLKDFLRLDHLLFVTNGTVALQIAIKCLELKGEIITTPFSFVATTSSIVWEGCTPVFVDIDKDSLNIDADKIEAAITPRTSAILATHVYGNPCEIDKIDKIAKKHNLKVIYDAAHAFSVEYKGKSVLTYGDISICSLHATKLYHSTEGGLIITKDPVLLKKASLMRNFGISGFNQFGELGINGKNSEFHAAMGLANLKYVPTIIAKRKALSEKYMANLKNLKGYFPLWHTHSSPNYAYFPIILDSEELLLLIMAELEKNQVFTRRYFYPSLANALPYLEDKHLPFADDISKRVLCLPLYYDLSMEEVNLITRIILRVQNNSKW; encoded by the coding sequence ATGATTCAAGTGACTCGTCCCTTTCTACCTCCTGCAGATGAATATAAAAGCTATATCGACGAAATCTGGAAGAGACAGTGGCTCACCAACATGGGACCGCTTTCGAGTGAACTGGAAATGCAACTCAAAGACTTTCTAAGACTCGATCATCTTCTTTTTGTTACGAATGGAACGGTTGCTTTACAAATAGCGATCAAATGTCTGGAGCTAAAGGGCGAGATCATTACAACGCCTTTTTCATTTGTTGCGACAACAAGCAGTATAGTCTGGGAGGGATGTACACCGGTGTTTGTAGACATTGACAAGGACAGCTTAAATATCGACGCAGATAAAATAGAAGCGGCAATTACGCCGAGAACATCAGCGATACTCGCTACCCATGTCTACGGCAATCCCTGTGAAATCGATAAGATTGATAAAATTGCAAAAAAACACAACTTAAAAGTAATCTACGACGCTGCCCACGCATTTTCGGTAGAATATAAGGGTAAATCAGTCCTAACTTATGGAGATATCAGCATTTGCTCTCTCCATGCAACCAAGCTGTATCACTCCACAGAAGGCGGATTGATCATCACGAAAGATCCAGTACTTTTGAAAAAAGCATCCTTGATGCGAAACTTCGGAATATCGGGATTTAACCAATTTGGTGAGCTGGGTATCAATGGGAAGAATTCGGAGTTTCATGCGGCGATGGGCCTCGCTAATTTGAAGTACGTCCCGACGATCATTGCGAAACGAAAAGCACTAAGCGAAAAGTATATGGCCAATCTAAAGAATTTAAAAGGTTATTTTCCGCTTTGGCATACACACTCTTCTCCGAATTACGCTTACTTTCCTATTATCCTGGACAGTGAGGAACTACTGCTCCTTATCATGGCCGAACTGGAAAAGAATCAGGTCTTCACACGACGTTATTTTTATCCTTCGCTCGCCAATGCTTTGCCTTATTTGGAAGACAAACATCTGCCTTTTGCGGATGACATTTCAAAACGTGTACTGTGCTTGCCGCTCTACTATGACCTGAGCATGGAAGAGGTCAACCTCATTACGCGCATCATTTTACGGGTTCAAAACAATAGCAAATGGTAA